CAGTTTCTTTAATAGTTAACTCGTAGGAATCATTATTGCCAAGAGCTTTAATCTCAATCTGCTTCCCAGTCTTTACACGCTCAATCGTAGCAGGAGTGTACTGATGCGAATGCTTATTATGCGAATGGTTTTTGAAGATTAGGTCGAGAAAGCTTTCTTCGTCATGATCACTTTCACTACTGGCAGAATGATGATGATGTTCCGTTTGATGATGTGTGTGATCATTGACATCGTCAATATGTTGGTGATGGACATGAGGAAAGATGTCATGAGCATTAAAAATGCTTATGATGATCAAAAACAGAAACGCTATGATTTGCCTGTGCTGTTTCATCAGAAGGTAAAGATAGGTAATTTGATTTTGTTTTTAGTATTTGGCAAATTAAACATAGAAACGCAGGTAAATAGCTAAACAACACCAAGTCATAAAACTGCTTCAACAATGGCCATTCACTCGTCAAACATGGAAGCAATGCACCTGTTTGGGTGGTGAAAGAAAACATGGCGCAAAAAAGTATTAGTTGTAAAGCCCGTTTTTCCTTTCATTATAATGAAAGTTTGCGACCATTAGTTTCACCTGTAAATCCTTGCATAACTCTCTAAAATTTGGCTAGAATTTTGCTCCAAAAAGTTCGAGAATTCGCCCCTTCCCGCTACTACGATAAAAGGAAGCTAAAAATTTAACTTCTTTTAATAAACGTAGTTGCATATTACATACTCTACCTTACCAAATGTTTCCTTCAATAAGTTCAATGGCTTTTTGCAGTCCGTTTTCCTGCTTGATTTTTTTCGATAAGGCTATACTATTTTTGTACAGCGATTCTGTAGATAATAAAGCCCTGGAATTTTCAATTAGATCTTTCTCTGTCATACTTTTTAAGTTTTTTGGTTTCAAGGCTACTCCTTTTTGGTAGCCAATGGTGGCCCAAAAATGCTGGTCGCCCAGTGGATACAATACCGGACAGGCAAAAAATGGTTTTCCTGCCATTAAACAGGCAGATATAGTTCCAATTCCTCCATGATTAATTACAGCCTTTACATGGGTGAAAAGTTTATCGTATGGTGCTGACTTTATCACTTTGATATTTGGGTTTTTATCCAGGGTTTTTGTATTGTTAAAGCCCCATCCTTTAACTACAATTACCCTTACTTTGAGTTCATCAGAAAGCTTTTCTATGGCTTTGGGCAAATCCATTTTAGTTTCAAATGTCATACTGCCAAATGTAATTAAGAGAGGGGCCGAACCTTGGTTGATGAAGTCAACCAGATCTTCCTCTAGTTCTGTTGATGAAGGTGATGTCCAAAAGCCTGTAAAATGACTATGGTCAGGGTAGTCGTTTGGTTTTTTAAGGTAGTGATTACTGATCCCATATATGGAGGGTAGTGTTGGTTTCTTAAATTTTAGAGGCAGCCCTTCATCTCTTCTAAATTCCTTAACCGGTTTCATCATCAGGCTCACCCCCAGGTCCGACAATTTATAGGTTAATCTATTTAAAAACGAAGGAATGGGCAAAGCACTAAAAATGGGGTTGACAAATTCCGTTGTATATTCTATTGCCGGAACAACATTCGCTTTTATCATTTTTTCAGGAAACTGGTCAGCAAAATAGTCGCCCATTGTTTTGACATGAAAAATCACCCGGTCACTTTCTTTGGATAATTTGTAAAAGGCTTTCATAGCCTTGTAAATCATTGGGTAGACCCAGATACTTAATTTCTTTTTGGCCCTAAACGGATTTTTCATCATTTTCCTTCCCTCCTCAGAATTCAAAAACTCGTGAAAATCTGCTTCTACAGGAAGAAAGTCAATGTCATAAGATTTTACCAGTGCATCAAAGTTTTTCGTGGTAGAAAGTGTTACCTGGTGACCTCGTTTTTTCAATGCCTGCCCTAATACTGCAAATGGTTGTACGTCGCCTTGTGTCCCCAACGTAAAAATTGCTATTTTCATTTTAGTGTATCTAATTCTTAAAAACTTTGATCTGAGCGAAATCGGGCGCTTTGGATTGTTTAATATTTTTTCGAGAAACGCTTTGTCACATTATCATTTGCCAGCGCAACTGGCCTAGCAACAGCTTAGGTATTATTTTAAGGATTGATAAATAAGTAATACCTTATATAACAGGTATTGTAAAAAGCACGACGCCCAGAAGAAATATTAGTGTTAAAATATGGACCTTATAGTGGTTGATCCTGAAGAAAATGAATTGATTAATGGCTCTGATGAACCAAAATATGGCATTGCCCCCAAGAAAGGCTTTCCCAAAATTTGTGCTGGTTAATTCTTCAGGGAAAGCAAAACAAATAATTGCAACCATGCTAAAAAACCATATGATTTGAACATTTAGCGTTTGAAGTATTCCTTTGTTCGCAAAGCTTAGACTTCTCACTTCTTCTTTCCAATGAAAAATTTTCCAAAACCCGATATGGAATAATGCAAAACCAAAACTATAGACTCCACAAAGATGTAAGACTGTTACCATTCATTATTTTTTACATTTAAAACTCATTATAGCTGAAGCCCTGCAACGGCCAATTCAAAGGTATGACTCCTGGTGTTTCTTAAACTTAAACCAGTTTAAGAAACACCAACTCACTGTATAAGCCTCCTTTTGACTAATACTAACTCTCAACCTGCTTCAAGATTTGTATGATTATCATGTCAAGATCAACTCAAACAAATTAGGCGAGACCACTGGATGATATAATATTCAAAAACTGGATGAGTCAAGGTTACCAAAGTGCATATAGTTTTGCTCCGGAAGTAAAAGAAATGTGTGTTTACTAGGTTGATCGAAATTGCTCAAAGGAGCTAATAAATTGATAAAAATGTCATTAATACATATTCTAGCATTTACAGGTGGGGTTTTCCTGGCAATGCAGGCGGCTTTCAATACACAACTGGGAGCCATTTTAAAACAACCATTAATAGCTGTGGTAGCAGCATCTGCTACAAGTACAATTTTTGGTGGCTTAATGCTTCTATTTTACCATAAAGAAAATTTTCAGATGACTGATGCTCATCAGGTTCCCTGGTATTTATGGTTTATTGGCGGGGTATTTAGCATGGTCGGAATTACTCTTTATTTCTACACTATTCCCAAACTAGGCATTTCAAGAATGATTGCTTTAGGCTTGTGCGGCCAACTCCTATTTTCATTAATAGCCGGAAAATATGGCTGGCTGAATTTACCTGTAGAACCGCTTACCCCGAAAAGACTCCTGGGAGGAATAGCAATGATCATCGGAATTATCTTAATAAACTCAAAATGAGCAAAATGCAATTAAACACCGGCAACTTACATGCTTTATGGAAAGTGGTTGGGTCTGCCTTTAACGGTTATGCACAACATGGTAAAATATACCAAAGTTGTATCTCAGGTTCTGAATGGCCAAACAGGATATGGACAACATCCGGAAGTACTGAGGTCATTATGAAAATAAAAAGTCAAATGGTAGCAGAGCCGGCACTGACATTTTCCCGTTTTACATCGGTAAACGATCAGGGT
This region of Fulvivirga ulvae genomic DNA includes:
- a CDS encoding DMT family transporter, with amino-acid sequence MSLIHILAFTGGVFLAMQAAFNTQLGAILKQPLIAVVAASATSTIFGGLMLLFYHKENFQMTDAHQVPWYLWFIGGVFSMVGITLYFYTIPKLGISRMIALGLCGQLLFSLIAGKYGWLNLPVEPLTPKRLLGGIAMIIGIILINSK
- a CDS encoding glycosyltransferase, whose translation is MKIAIFTLGTQGDVQPFAVLGQALKKRGHQVTLSTTKNFDALVKSYDIDFLPVEADFHEFLNSEEGRKMMKNPFRAKKKLSIWVYPMIYKAMKAFYKLSKESDRVIFHVKTMGDYFADQFPEKMIKANVVPAIEYTTEFVNPIFSALPIPSFLNRLTYKLSDLGVSLMMKPVKEFRRDEGLPLKFKKPTLPSIYGISNHYLKKPNDYPDHSHFTGFWTSPSSTELEEDLVDFINQGSAPLLITFGSMTFETKMDLPKAIEKLSDELKVRVIVVKGWGFNNTKTLDKNPNIKVIKSAPYDKLFTHVKAVINHGGIGTISACLMAGKPFFACPVLYPLGDQHFWATIGYQKGVALKPKNLKSMTEKDLIENSRALLSTESLYKNSIALSKKIKQENGLQKAIELIEGNIW